A genome region from Proteus vulgaris includes the following:
- the zntR gene encoding Zn(2+)-responsive transcriptional regulator has protein sequence MYRIGQVAKLANVTTDTIRFYEKQGLMDHDRRTEGGYRLYTEQDLQRLRFIRYAKELGFTLDAITELLSIRVDPAHHTCVESKHIVDARLAEVEIRLKEMERMRDSLKMLSNACCGSAHESTYCSILEILESGATKQ, from the coding sequence ATGTATCGTATTGGGCAGGTTGCAAAATTAGCGAATGTGACAACAGATACAATCCGTTTTTATGAAAAACAGGGATTGATGGATCATGATAGGCGAACAGAAGGTGGTTATCGTCTATATACAGAGCAAGATCTCCAACGTTTACGTTTTATTCGCTATGCCAAAGAGTTAGGTTTTACATTAGACGCGATTACAGAGCTACTTTCTATTCGCGTTGATCCTGCTCATCACACTTGCGTTGAATCAAAGCATATCGTTGATGCAAGGCTTGCTGAAGTTGAAATTCGCTTGAAAGAAATGGAAAGAATGCGAGATTCATTAAAAATGTTAAGTAATGCATGTTGTGGTAGTGCTCATGAAAGTACCTATTGTTCTATTCTTGAAATACTTGAATCTGGAGCGACAAAGCAATAG
- the def gene encoding peptide deformylase, translating to MAVLHVLHYPDERLRTIAKPVEKVDAEIQKIVDDMFETMYLEEGIGLAATQVNIHQRIIVIDISETRDQRLVLINPELLDANGDTGIEEGCLSIPEQRAFIPRAEHVKVKALDYNGQPFELEADDLLAICIQHEMDHLVGKLFVDYLSPLKRQRIRQKVEKLDKLDKKRAKAGQ from the coding sequence ATGGCAGTGTTACACGTATTACATTATCCAGACGAGCGCCTTCGCACGATTGCAAAGCCAGTCGAAAAAGTTGATGCCGAAATTCAAAAAATTGTCGATGATATGTTTGAAACAATGTATTTGGAAGAAGGTATCGGTTTAGCTGCAACACAGGTGAATATTCACCAGCGTATTATCGTCATTGATATCTCTGAAACAAGAGATCAAAGACTGGTATTAATAAACCCAGAACTTCTTGATGCCAATGGTGATACCGGCATAGAAGAAGGTTGTTTATCTATCCCAGAACAACGTGCTTTCATTCCTCGTGCCGAGCACGTAAAAGTAAAAGCGCTTGATTACAATGGTCAACCTTTTGAGTTAGAAGCTGATGATTTATTAGCTATCTGTATTCAACATGAAATGGATCATTTAGTTGGTAAATTATTTGTAGATTATTTATCTCCATTAAAACGCCAACGCATCCGCCAAAAAGTTGAAAAACTCGATAAGCTAGATAAAAAAAGAGCTAAAGCAGGACAGTAA
- the dprA gene encoding DNA-processing protein DprA has translation MDAREIWIRLNAVSRLPINKAIQIAKYLQSLTQLNQRLLIGCGLSEQQSHQFLRLHANAVNDTLKWLDKNESSLLTITDSDYPSLLKQISSPPLLLFVAGNRQHLKSTQIALIGSRVATPYGSKWATYFAQELVKKELTITSGLAQGIDGIGHRSALKNNGITIAVLGSGLEQIYPSFHRTLAAQIKESGLIISEHLPMTPPLARHFPQRNRIISGLSTALLIIEAGIKSGSLITANYALQQGKELFVLPGLLGDAHFEGNHQLIKQGANLASSPEDILEYLTSSLQWLICDNEHQQKLITEEDTTLINNEKREAKIEQFTSEQQHAMDVILPFLYFNKTIPIDIIAQKSGLSTSELAPLLLELELIEKVAIVAGGYIRLE, from the coding sequence ATGGATGCTAGAGAAATATGGATAAGGCTTAATGCTGTTTCAAGACTCCCTATTAATAAAGCGATTCAAATTGCAAAGTATCTACAATCTCTGACTCAGTTAAATCAAAGACTATTAATAGGTTGTGGTCTGTCAGAGCAGCAAAGTCATCAATTTTTAAGACTTCATGCAAATGCTGTCAATGATACATTAAAGTGGTTAGATAAAAATGAATCATCATTATTAACAATTACAGATTCAGATTATCCTTCTTTATTAAAGCAAATTTCATCACCGCCACTTTTGCTTTTTGTTGCAGGAAATAGGCAGCATTTAAAAAGCACACAAATTGCATTAATTGGTAGTCGAGTTGCTACACCATATGGTTCCAAATGGGCTACTTATTTTGCACAGGAATTAGTAAAGAAAGAACTCACTATTACAAGTGGGTTAGCCCAAGGTATTGATGGTATAGGACATAGAAGTGCATTAAAGAATAATGGTATTACTATTGCTGTGCTAGGAAGCGGCTTAGAGCAAATTTATCCGTCATTTCATCGCACTCTTGCAGCACAAATAAAAGAATCAGGCCTTATTATTTCTGAACATTTACCTATGACACCACCGTTAGCTCGCCATTTTCCTCAACGTAATCGAATTATTAGTGGGCTAAGTACTGCACTGCTTATTATCGAAGCGGGAATTAAAAGTGGTTCTTTAATAACAGCAAATTATGCTCTGCAACAAGGTAAAGAATTGTTTGTGTTACCTGGATTATTAGGAGATGCTCATTTTGAAGGTAATCACCAGCTTATTAAGCAGGGTGCAAATTTAGCGTCTTCGCCTGAAGATATTCTGGAATATTTAACTAGCTCTTTGCAATGGCTTATTTGTGATAATGAGCATCAACAAAAACTAATAACGGAAGAAGATACAACGCTTATTAATAATGAAAAACGAGAGGCTAAAATAGAGCAATTTACCTCTGAACAACAACACGCAATGGATGTGATATTGCCTTTTCTATATTTTAATAAAACAATACCTATTGATATTATTGCTCAGAAGAGTGGATTATCTACTTCTGAATTAGCTCCTCTTTTATTAGAACTTGAGCTTATTGAAAAAGTCGCTATTGTGGCTGGTGGCTATATTCGATTGGAATAA
- the rpsK gene encoding 30S ribosomal protein S11: MAKAPIRARKRVRKQVSDGVAHIHASFNNTIVTITDRQGNALGWATAGGSGFRGSRKSTPFAAQVAAERCAEAVKEYGIKNLEVMVKGPGPGRESTIRALNAAGFRITNITDVTPIPHNGCRPPKKRRV, translated from the coding sequence ATGGCAAAAGCACCTATTCGTGCACGTAAGCGTGTAAGAAAACAAGTCTCTGACGGTGTGGCTCATATCCATGCTTCTTTCAACAACACAATCGTTACTATTACCGATCGTCAAGGTAACGCATTGGGTTGGGCTACTGCCGGTGGTTCCGGTTTCCGTGGTTCTCGTAAATCTACTCCGTTCGCGGCTCAGGTTGCAGCAGAACGTTGCGCTGAGGCTGTTAAAGAGTACGGAATTAAGAACTTGGAAGTTATGGTTAAAGGACCTGGTCCTGGTCGTGAGTCAACTATCCGTGCATTAAACGCGGCTGGTTTCCGCATCACTAATATTACTGATGTGACTCCGATTCCTCATAACGGTTGTCGTCCACCGAAAAAACGTCGCGTTTAA
- the rpsM gene encoding 30S ribosomal protein S13: MARIAGINIPDHKHTVIALTSIYGIGKTRSQAICVAAGIAENVKISELSEEQIDKLRDEVAKYVVEGDLRREVTLSIKRLMDLGTYRGLRHRRGLPVRGQRTKTNARTRKGPRKPIKK; the protein is encoded by the coding sequence GTGGCCCGTATAGCAGGCATTAACATTCCTGATCATAAACATACTGTAATCGCATTAACTTCGATTTATGGTATCGGTAAAACCCGCTCACAGGCTATCTGTGTAGCTGCTGGTATTGCTGAAAATGTTAAGATCAGTGAGCTGTCTGAAGAGCAAATCGACAAGCTGCGTGACGAAGTTGCCAAATACGTTGTAGAAGGTGATCTGCGTCGTGAAGTTACCCTGAGCATCAAACGTCTGATGGATCTTGGTACTTACCGTGGTTTACGTCATCGTCGTGGTCTACCAGTTCGCGGTCAGCGTACTAAGACTAACGCACGTACCCGTAAGGGTCCGCGTAAGCCGATCAAGAAATAA
- the rpsD gene encoding 30S ribosomal protein S4 → MARYLGPKLKLSRREGTDLFLKSGVRAIDTKCKLEQAPGQHGARKPRLSDYGVQLREKQKVRRIYGVLERQFRNYYKEATRLKGNTGENLLTLLEGRLDNVVYRMGFGATRAEARQMVSHKAIMVNGRVVNIASYQVSPNDVVSVREKSKKQSRIKAALELAEQREKPTWLEVDAAKMEGVFKRIPERTDLSADINEHLIVELYSK, encoded by the coding sequence ATGGCAAGATATTTGGGTCCTAAGCTCAAGCTGAGCCGCCGTGAAGGTACAGATTTATTTCTAAAATCTGGCGTTCGGGCGATTGACACCAAGTGTAAACTGGAACAAGCACCAGGTCAGCACGGCGCACGTAAACCGCGTCTTTCTGATTACGGTGTTCAGTTACGTGAAAAACAAAAAGTACGTCGTATTTACGGTGTTCTAGAGCGTCAGTTCCGTAACTACTACAAAGAAGCAACTCGTCTGAAAGGCAACACAGGTGAAAACCTGCTGACTCTGCTGGAAGGTCGTCTGGATAACGTTGTTTATCGTATGGGCTTTGGCGCAACTCGCGCAGAAGCACGTCAGATGGTTAGCCATAAAGCAATCATGGTAAATGGTCGCGTGGTTAACATTGCTTCTTATCAGGTTTCCCCGAATGACGTAGTCAGCGTTCGTGAAAAATCGAAAAAACAGTCTCGTATTAAGGCTGCTTTAGAGCTGGCTGAACAGCGTGAAAAGCCAACATGGCTGGAAGTTGATGCTGCTAAGATGGAAGGTGTGTTCAAACGTATTCCTGAACGTACTGATTTATCTGCTGACATTAACGAGCACCTGATCGTCGAGCTTTACTCCAAGTAA
- the trkA gene encoding Trk system potassium transporter TrkA has translation MKIIILGAGQVGGTLAENLVGENNDITVVDTNADRLRQLQDKFDLRVVNGHGSHPRVLREAGAEDADMLVAVTNSDETNMIACQVAYTLFNTPNKVARIRASEFVREADKLFLPEAIPIDYLISPEHLVIDYIYKLIQYPGALQVVNFADGQVSIVAVKAYYGGSLVGNALSTLRDHMPHIDTRVAAIFRQDRPIRPQGSTIIEAGDEVFFVVASQHIRAVMSELQRLEKPYKRIMIVGGGNVGAGLAARLEKDYSVKLIEHNQQRATELAELLHDTIVFYGDASDQELLAEEHIEQIDVFIALTNDDEANIMSAMLAKRMGAKKAMVLIQRSAYVDLVQGGVIDIAISPQQATISALLGHVRKADIVSVSSLRRGVAEAIEAVAHGDENTSKVVGRRIQDIKLPPGTIIGAIVREQDVIIANASHSIEQGDHVIMFITDKKYVPEVEKLFQPSPFFL, from the coding sequence ATGAAAATTATTATCTTAGGCGCTGGTCAAGTAGGTGGTACGCTCGCTGAAAATCTTGTCGGGGAGAATAATGATATTACTGTCGTTGACACTAATGCAGATCGCTTACGCCAACTTCAAGATAAATTCGATTTACGAGTAGTCAATGGGCATGGGTCTCACCCAAGGGTCTTAAGAGAAGCCGGAGCTGAAGATGCAGATATGTTGGTTGCCGTCACCAACTCTGACGAAACCAATATGATTGCATGCCAAGTTGCTTACACGCTGTTTAATACACCCAACAAAGTGGCTCGGATACGTGCCTCTGAATTTGTTCGTGAAGCAGATAAACTTTTTCTTCCTGAAGCTATTCCCATTGATTATTTAATCTCACCAGAGCATTTGGTTATTGATTATATTTATAAATTGATCCAATACCCTGGCGCTTTACAAGTTGTTAATTTTGCTGATGGCCAAGTCAGTATTGTTGCAGTAAAAGCGTATTATGGTGGCTCTCTCGTTGGGAATGCGTTATCAACATTACGCGATCATATGCCACATATCGATACACGTGTTGCTGCAATTTTTCGTCAAGACAGACCTATCCGGCCTCAAGGATCCACAATTATTGAAGCTGGAGATGAAGTTTTCTTTGTCGTTGCATCTCAACATATTCGTGCAGTAATGAGCGAATTACAGCGATTAGAAAAACCTTATAAACGCATTATGATTGTTGGTGGTGGTAATGTCGGTGCAGGTTTAGCCGCTAGATTAGAAAAAGATTATAGCGTCAAGCTTATTGAACATAATCAGCAGCGTGCAACAGAACTGGCTGAACTACTCCATGACACCATCGTTTTTTATGGTGATGCATCAGATCAAGAGCTTCTTGCTGAAGAACATATAGAACAAATTGATGTCTTTATCGCACTGACGAATGATGATGAAGCCAATATTATGTCAGCAATGCTGGCAAAAAGAATGGGGGCTAAAAAGGCAATGGTACTTATTCAACGTAGTGCTTATGTTGATTTAGTCCAAGGTGGGGTTATTGATATTGCAATATCACCACAACAAGCAACTATTTCTGCACTTTTAGGTCATGTACGCAAAGCTGATATTGTGAGCGTCTCATCATTACGACGTGGTGTTGCAGAAGCAATCGAAGCTGTTGCACATGGTGATGAAAATACATCAAAAGTTGTTGGTCGCCGTATACAAGATATAAAACTACCACCTGGAACCATTATTGGTGCAATTGTTAGAGAGCAAGATGTTATTATTGCGAACGCTAGTCACTCTATAGAACAGGGGGATCATGTGATCATGTTTATCACCGATAAAAAATATGTCCCTGAAGTTGAAAAGCTGTTCCAACCTAGCCCATTTTTCTTATAA
- the mscL gene encoding large-conductance mechanosensitive channel protein MscL, translating into MSFFKEFREFAMKGNVVDMAVGVIIGAAFGKIVSSLVADIIMPPLGLLIGGIDFKQFSLVLRDASGDVPAVVLNYGMFIQTVFDFAIVAFAIFCAIKLINKTRRQAEEAPKAPPAPSAEETLLTEIRDLLKNQQK; encoded by the coding sequence ATGTCTTTTTTCAAAGAGTTTCGTGAATTTGCAATGAAAGGCAACGTTGTTGACATGGCGGTCGGTGTCATCATTGGTGCAGCCTTCGGTAAGATTGTTTCATCATTAGTTGCTGATATTATTATGCCACCTCTAGGCTTATTAATTGGTGGTATTGATTTCAAACAGTTTAGCCTTGTATTAAGAGATGCGAGCGGGGATGTACCAGCTGTTGTACTTAATTATGGTATGTTCATTCAAACTGTTTTTGACTTTGCCATTGTTGCATTTGCGATTTTCTGTGCAATCAAATTAATTAACAAAACACGTCGCCAAGCAGAAGAAGCCCCTAAAGCACCACCGGCTCCTTCCGCAGAAGAAACCCTATTAACAGAAATCCGTGATTTATTAAAAAATCAGCAAAAATAA
- the rplQ gene encoding 50S ribosomal protein L17: MRHRKSGRQLNRNSSHRQAMFRNMAGSLVRHEIIKTTLPKAKELRRVVEPLITLAKTDSVANRRLAFARTRDNEVVAKLFTVLGPRFASRAGGYTRILKCGFRAGDNAPMAYIELVDRADSETEAAAE, translated from the coding sequence ATGCGCCATCGTAAGAGTGGTCGTCAATTGAACCGCAACAGCAGCCATCGTCAGGCTATGTTTCGTAACATGGCAGGTTCTTTAGTTCGTCATGAGATCATCAAGACAACTTTGCCTAAAGCGAAAGAACTGCGTCGCGTCGTTGAGCCGCTGATTACTCTTGCCAAGACCGACAGCGTAGCTAATCGTCGTCTGGCATTCGCCCGTACTCGTGATAACGAAGTCGTGGCAAAACTGTTTACAGTATTAGGTCCGCGTTTTGCGAGCCGTGCAGGTGGTTACACTCGTATTCTGAAGTGTGGCTTCCGTGCTGGTGACAACGCTCCAATGGCTTACATTGAGCTTGTTGACCGTGCTGATTCTGAAACAGAAGCAGCAGCTGAATAA
- a CDS encoding DNA-directed RNA polymerase subunit alpha yields the protein MQGSVTEFLKPRLVDIEQVSSTHAKVTLEPLERGFGHTLGNALRRILLSSMPGCAVTEVEIDGVLHEYSTKEGVQEDILEILLNLKGLAVKVHGKDEVILTLSKSGIGPVIAADIIHDGDVEIVKPQHVICHLTDENASINMRIKVQRGRGYVPASARIHSEEDERPIGRLLVDACYSPVERIAYNVEAARVEQRTDLDKLVIEMETNGTIDPEESIRRAATILAEQLEAFVDLRDVRQPEVKEEKPEFDPILLRPVDDLELTVRSANCLKAEAIHYIGDLVQRTEVELLKTPNLGKKSLTEIKDVLASRGLSLGMRLENWPPASIADE from the coding sequence ATGCAGGGTTCTGTGACAGAGTTTCTAAAACCGCGCCTGGTTGATATCGAGCAAGTCAGTTCGACGCACGCCAAGGTGACCCTTGAACCATTAGAGCGAGGCTTCGGCCATACTCTTGGTAACGCACTGCGCCGTATTCTGCTTTCGTCTATGCCGGGTTGTGCGGTAACAGAGGTTGAGATTGATGGTGTACTGCATGAGTACAGCACCAAAGAAGGTGTTCAGGAAGATATCCTAGAAATACTGCTCAACCTTAAAGGGTTGGCGGTAAAAGTTCATGGTAAAGATGAAGTTATTCTTACTTTGAGCAAATCTGGCATTGGCCCTGTTATTGCAGCCGATATCATCCATGACGGTGATGTCGAAATCGTCAAGCCGCAGCACGTTATCTGCCACCTTACAGACGAAAACGCATCTATTAATATGCGTATCAAAGTTCAGCGTGGTCGTGGTTATGTGCCGGCTTCTGCCCGAATTCATTCGGAAGAAGATGAGCGCCCTATCGGTCGCCTTTTAGTAGACGCGTGCTATAGCCCAGTTGAGCGTATTGCTTACAATGTGGAAGCAGCTCGTGTTGAACAGCGCACCGACTTGGATAAGCTGGTTATCGAGATGGAAACTAACGGTACTATCGATCCAGAAGAATCGATTCGCCGTGCAGCGACTATCCTGGCTGAACAGCTTGAAGCTTTTGTTGACTTACGTGATGTTCGTCAACCAGAAGTTAAAGAAGAGAAGCCAGAATTCGATCCTATCTTACTGCGCCCAGTAGACGATCTTGAATTGACTGTCCGCTCTGCTAACTGTCTGAAGGCAGAAGCAATCCACTACATCGGTGATCTGGTACAGCGTACTGAAGTTGAATTACTTAAGACGCCTAACCTTGGTAAGAAGTCTCTTACTGAGATTAAAGACGTACTGGCGTCGCGTGGTCTATCTCTGGGTATGCGCCTTGAGAATTGGCCACCTGCAAGTATCGCTGATGAATAA
- the rsmB gene encoding 16S rRNA (cytosine(967)-C(5))-methyltransferase RsmB translates to MKTSYNLRSIAAKAINQVLDQGLSLSTVIPELQKNISDKDKALLQEICFGVLRTLPQLEWIIQQLMDKPLKGKQRILHYLIMVGLYQLLYTRIPAHAALAETVNGAVTLKKPQLKGLINGVLRQFQRQQDILNERFQNNENRFLHPSWLLARIQQAYPEQWMSIIEGNNQKPPMWLRVNQRHHSRDEYLILLENEGIPAIADDSHPFAIRLENPCNVSLLPGFADGWVTVQDRSAQRCAELLAPKNKEQILDLCAAPGGKTTHILEIAPQAQVLAIDIDEQRLKRVQENLTRLKLNAVVKSGDGRYPEQWCAGKQFDRILLDAPCSATGVIRRHPDIKWLRRNDDIEQLAKIQKEILHAIWPYLKSGGTLVYATCSILPEENTQQIKAFLSSTKDAQCDYQYQCLPEEEGGDGFFYARIKKI, encoded by the coding sequence ATGAAAACGTCATACAACTTACGTAGCATTGCAGCTAAAGCAATTAACCAAGTATTAGATCAAGGTTTATCACTAAGCACTGTCATACCAGAACTTCAGAAAAATATCTCAGACAAAGATAAAGCTTTGTTGCAAGAAATCTGCTTTGGTGTATTACGTACATTGCCACAATTAGAATGGATTATTCAGCAGCTCATGGATAAGCCATTGAAAGGCAAACAACGCATTTTACACTACCTCATTATGGTTGGTTTATATCAGCTTCTTTATACTCGTATTCCTGCTCATGCAGCTCTAGCAGAGACAGTAAATGGTGCTGTTACACTAAAAAAACCACAGTTAAAAGGATTGATTAACGGTGTGTTACGTCAGTTTCAACGCCAACAAGATATCTTGAACGAACGTTTTCAAAATAACGAAAATCGTTTTCTCCACCCATCATGGCTACTTGCTCGTATTCAACAAGCTTATCCAGAACAGTGGATGAGTATTATTGAAGGTAATAACCAAAAACCACCAATGTGGTTACGTGTAAATCAACGTCATCATTCCCGAGACGAATATTTAATATTACTTGAAAATGAAGGAATTCCCGCTATTGCTGATGATAGTCACCCGTTTGCGATCCGTTTAGAGAATCCATGCAACGTGAGCCTTCTTCCTGGATTTGCTGATGGCTGGGTAACCGTTCAAGATCGTTCAGCTCAACGTTGTGCTGAATTATTAGCACCCAAAAATAAAGAGCAGATCCTTGATTTATGTGCAGCACCAGGCGGTAAAACAACACATATTCTAGAGATAGCGCCTCAAGCTCAGGTATTAGCTATTGATATAGATGAACAACGCTTAAAACGAGTACAAGAGAACCTTACGCGTTTAAAACTTAATGCTGTCGTCAAAAGTGGTGATGGTCGTTATCCTGAACAATGGTGTGCAGGCAAACAATTTGACCGAATTCTTCTTGATGCTCCATGTTCAGCAACAGGTGTTATTCGTCGTCACCCAGATATAAAATGGCTTCGTCGTAATGACGACATTGAGCAATTAGCTAAAATTCAAAAAGAGATCCTTCACGCTATTTGGCCATACCTAAAATCTGGTGGCACGTTGGTATATGCAACCTGCTCTATTTTACCTGAAGAAAATACACAACAAATTAAAGCGTTTTTATCATCAACGAAAGATGCGCAATGTGATTATCAGTACCAATGCTTACCAGAAGAAGAAGGTGGCGATGGATTCTTTTACGCACGGATCAAAAAAATATGA
- a CDS encoding topoisomerase DNA-binding C4 zinc finger domain-containing protein — translation MAKNMPFTQQPEQEKCPECGSALVIKNGGHGPFLGCSAYPECHYIKTLKPQGDGQILKVLEGQPCKCCGADLVLRQGKFGMFIGCSNYPECEHIEQIDKPDETVISCPQCEKGKLLQRKSRFGKTFYACNQYPECQFVLNNKPVNGKCEYCHYPLLMEKRSSQGVRLVCASKLCGKQQTKREEHE, via the coding sequence ATGGCAAAGAATATGCCGTTTACACAGCAACCTGAACAGGAAAAGTGTCCTGAATGTGGTAGCGCATTAGTGATAAAAAATGGAGGGCATGGTCCTTTTTTAGGATGCTCTGCTTATCCTGAGTGCCACTATATTAAAACACTGAAACCACAAGGTGATGGACAAATTCTCAAAGTGCTAGAAGGACAACCTTGTAAATGCTGTGGTGCTGATTTAGTTTTACGTCAGGGGAAATTTGGGATGTTTATTGGGTGTAGCAATTATCCCGAGTGTGAACATATAGAGCAAATTGATAAACCTGATGAAACTGTTATATCTTGTCCTCAATGTGAAAAAGGAAAGCTATTACAACGTAAGTCTCGGTTTGGTAAAACATTTTATGCTTGTAACCAATATCCTGAATGTCAATTTGTATTAAATAACAAACCTGTTAATGGTAAATGTGAATATTGCCACTATCCATTATTGATGGAAAAAAGGTCTTCTCAAGGAGTAAGATTGGTGTGCGCCAGCAAATTATGTGGAAAGCAACAAACAAAAAGAGAAGAACATGAATAA
- a CDS encoding alternative ribosome-rescue factor A codes for MSSKYQHQKGVIKDNALAALVHDPLFRQRVEKNKKGKGSYMRKAKHDKKGNWEASDNKRFFQLLSLAF; via the coding sequence ATGTCTAGCAAATATCAGCACCAAAAAGGTGTTATTAAAGATAATGCTTTAGCAGCGCTTGTTCATGATCCACTATTCAGACAACGAGTGGAAAAGAATAAGAAAGGAAAAGGCAGTTATATGAGAAAAGCAAAACATGATAAGAAGGGCAACTGGGAGGCCAGTGATAACAAAAGATTTTTTCAATTGTTATCACTGGCCTTTTAG
- the fmt gene encoding methionyl-tRNA formyltransferase, which yields MSDSLRIIFAGTPDFAARHLAALLSTKHRVVGVLTPPDKPAGRGKKLTMNPVKKLALTHDIPVYQPASLKPEENHEWIAAQQADIMIVVAYGMILPKAVLEIPRLGCLNVHGSLLPKWRGAAPIQRSLWAGDKETGVTIMQMDVGLDTGDMLYKASCPITNEDTSASLYEKLAELGPKALTTTLELITSGKIKAEKQDDNLANYAQKLSKEEAKIDWSLSAEQIERCIRAFNPWPMSFFMLDEQPVKVWKAQAIADNTDQAAGTILKADKTGIYIATGNGILNITELQPSGKKPMASADFLNSKRDWFTPGKIIP from the coding sequence GTGTCTGATTCATTACGTATTATTTTTGCGGGAACACCGGATTTTGCGGCTCGACATTTAGCTGCATTGTTATCAACTAAACATCGAGTAGTAGGAGTACTTACTCCACCAGATAAACCCGCAGGAAGAGGTAAGAAACTGACCATGAACCCAGTTAAAAAACTGGCGTTAACTCATGATATTCCTGTTTATCAACCTGCCTCTTTAAAGCCTGAAGAGAACCATGAGTGGATAGCAGCACAACAAGCAGATATTATGATTGTTGTCGCCTATGGCATGATTTTACCTAAAGCCGTTCTTGAAATACCGCGTTTAGGTTGCCTTAATGTGCATGGTTCTCTCCTTCCTAAATGGCGTGGTGCCGCACCAATTCAACGTTCTTTGTGGGCAGGCGATAAAGAAACTGGCGTCACAATTATGCAAATGGATGTTGGTTTAGATACAGGTGATATGCTGTATAAAGCGTCATGCCCAATTACAAATGAAGATACCAGCGCATCACTTTATGAAAAACTTGCAGAACTGGGACCTAAGGCGCTAACAACTACGTTAGAACTCATTACCTCAGGTAAAATAAAAGCAGAAAAGCAAGACGATAATTTAGCGAATTACGCACAAAAGTTATCTAAAGAAGAAGCAAAAATTGATTGGTCATTATCAGCAGAACAGATTGAACGCTGTATAAGAGCATTCAATCCATGGCCAATGAGCTTTTTCATGTTAGACGAACAACCTGTAAAAGTATGGAAAGCACAAGCTATTGCGGATAATACAGATCAAGCCGCAGGAACCATATTAAAAGCCGATAAAACGGGTATTTATATTGCGACAGGTAACGGCATTCTAAATATCACTGAGTTGCAACCATCAGGTAAGAAACCTATGGCTTCTGCTGATTTCTTAAATTCCAAGCGAGATTGGTTCACTCCTGGAAAAATTATTCCATGA
- the tsaC gene encoding L-threonylcarbamoyladenylate synthase type 1 TsaC, with amino-acid sequence MNNEASPVSNTIIEALKNNKVIAYPTEAVFGVGCDPDSEHAVMALLMLKQRSIEKGLILIADNYEQLKPYIDDSALTQTQRDRMFASWPGPVTWVIPAKSTTPKWLTGKFDSLAVRVTDHSIVKELCLAYGKPLVSTSANLSGLPPCRTVEEVRKQFENTIPIVEGMVGGRQNPSEIRDALTGELYRQG; translated from the coding sequence ATGAATAACGAAGCATCACCTGTAAGCAATACGATTATAGAAGCATTAAAAAATAATAAAGTTATCGCATATCCAACAGAAGCTGTATTTGGGGTTGGTTGTGATCCTGATAGCGAGCACGCTGTTATGGCACTATTAATGTTAAAACAGCGTTCAATTGAAAAAGGACTAATTTTAATTGCTGATAACTATGAGCAATTAAAACCTTATATTGATGATAGTGCATTAACACAAACCCAACGAGATAGAATGTTCGCATCTTGGCCTGGACCTGTTACATGGGTTATTCCTGCCAAATCTACGACACCAAAGTGGTTAACTGGAAAATTTGATTCTTTAGCCGTGAGAGTAACAGATCATTCTATTGTTAAAGAGTTATGTTTAGCTTATGGAAAACCTTTAGTTTCAACGAGTGCTAATTTAAGTGGATTACCACCATGTCGTACAGTTGAAGAAGTGAGAAAACAATTTGAAAATACAATCCCTATCGTTGAAGGAATGGTTGGTGGTAGACAGAATCCTTCTGAAATCCGAGATGCATTAACAGGTGAATTGTACCGACAAGGGTGA